TGCTCCCGAAGGTGGTGGCTGCGACCTGCTGCggcaacggtggcggcggcggcggcgactcccaAAGACAATGGATCCACCAATCCCGGCCCCAAGCGACGACTGtgacaggcggcggcggcagctgttGGTGTTgcaagcggcgggcggcggtgcttGTTCTGTCAGTATTCTTTTTCTTGTGCTCGAGCCAACCTTGTGTTGTTTCTTGGTTCAGAGATGGGTTGGTGGCTTGGTTGCTCACGAATTGTTTCTTCTTGGTTTGTTGGTGGCTTGGCTGTTCATGAATTGTTTCTTCTTGGTTTGTTGGTGGCTTGGCTGCTCATGAATTATTTCTTCttggtttggttggttgcaGTGGCCTCAGGGTGAGGAGTATGGAGGTTcttgaattgttttttttttgttcaagtTCAAGAATTCATGGGGGAGGAATTCATTGGCATGTTCCTCCTGTAATTTAGCAAGATGATTCAGGAAGtggtgaggatttgatcctacTGATTATCAAGCAATTCCTCTCTCCCTAGTCTTCTCTGCTTTCCCCAAGTTAAATAGCTTTCTCTTCCATATAACTGATTATCAAGTTATTTATGTCTAATTTTTGCAAAAACCGCTAAATAGCTTAGTTGCAGCTATAGCCAGCTATAGCTGATCATAGATGATGGAGAACCTAGCAGCTAAATGTCTTAGCCGGAGATTTAAATCCTTGATTGTAATTAAATGCATATGGTTCAAGCAGGAAAAATGCTTATTCGGCAGTAAAGCCCTACTAATCTTGATAACAAAAAAGAAAGTTATTTTTAAGTATTAGGTTTTTACCAGTATTTTAAAACAGATGTACAAGTTAATGtattttaaaatggattttATCACATATAACTGCCAATTATTATATCCATATTTCAATATGATGCATTTAGAAAAATAACCAatcaaagggaaaaaaagaacttgTTAAATTTGATTAATTTTTTCATGTATTCTTCCCATAGTTGATTCCTTTAAATCAAAAAACAAGGAAGAATTTTCACCATGATGTACAGCTTCTCCAAGCATGGAAAACATTTAAGGAAGCCAAATTGTGTCCAGATTTGGTCCAGCAGACTCAAGAACCAAAACCTTCACTGTGCGCAGCGAGGCTGTCGAACTGACGACCATCGTTTCCTGAAGAAAACCAAGACGTACAGCATGTCAAGATGTCCATGTCCAAATTCACAACATATACTGATATATACGTGTGTCAAATCAAATCGAAGGCTCATGAACTCAGGGAGGTTTCAGCTGCTATGCTACGTACCTGAATAATTACAGTTCCAAGATCAAGTTTGGTGATTTTGTCGGACAGGTAGCCCAATACCTTCAGTTGAGGCGCCCTGACCACCCTGACATTCTTTGGGCCACTGTGCGGATCGAGCAACATCAATCTCTCGAGGCATGGTGCATCCTCGATCACGAGCTCCGTCTCGGCGGAGACGGCGAAGCCGACGCTCCGGAGCGTCGGCGAGTTGATCCGGACGGCGCCGAAGCCGCTGCTGGCCTCGAGACCCAGGGTCTCGAGCACGGCGCAGCCGGCGAGCACGCGGTGGAGGGCGTCCTCCGAGATGGCGACGCCGTAGAGGGTGAGCCGCGTCAGCCGCGGGAaacatggcgcggcggcgggggcgacggcggggaaGTCACAGCCGCCGATGTAGGCCGTGCGGAGCGTCGGCGCGAAGCGGAGCgcggacggcggcagcgggcgcggCGGCCTGGGGTCCGGGTTGACGCCGATGCCGTAGTAGCGGCCGTCGCTGGCGTAGGCGAAGTCGAGGTGCTCGAGGTTGTTGAGCGCGGCGGAGCAGAACCAGCGGTCGAACCTGGCGTAGATGCCGCGGAGGCCGACGCtgcggagggagaggcggcgggccGGGCCGCGGTGCGCCTCGAGGATCCTGGAGACGATGGAGATGCGCTTGCGCTCCTGCCCGGAGaggccgccgtcggcgtcgaggTTGAGTGGCGCCGAGCACCAGAGGTGGCGCCACCGCGGGGAGAGCACGGTGGTCCGCGCGGCGTCCTtggtggggaggagggagatgatgCTGCCGAGGATCTCGTCGGGGAGGACGCTGATCAGGTCGATGCCCCCCGCATCAGCATCGCCTCCCTCCGATCGTTCTTGGCAATCCGGTTCGTCGTGTCTCCGTTTCTTGGCGACTGGAGCGGTCACCTCTTCCATGGCCGGCGGTAGGCCGTGGGCGGCGTGAGAGGTGGCGGTTGTGTTGATGAGAAATTGAGAAGCGAGTCGGTTGTGGTTTTATTGGGCGAATTTTGTGGTAAAGGTAAACTGAAGCCGATCTAGACGGAAAAATGGCGCGCCAACTCAGAAACCTGCGTAAAACGCGAGAGAAAGGGCgggacttttttttctttctcgctCAATTCAGGGCTTAAAACTAATCTGGAATATAGTGCTGAAAATGAACTATAAGTTTATAACTACGGAGAATAAAACAACAGTACCGCCAAATTTTAGGGATTTATCAGGAAAAGTGTAATTTTCACCCCCTCTCTTCTTCCATGTTCAAAACTTCATATTCCCATGCCAGGAGGGCAGCGCAGAAAACGTCGCACCGGTGAAGGACTATCTCTAAAGACACTGTTATCGCCGTAGCCACCACTCACTACTACGGAAATCATCTTTCGTGGTGGCCATTTTTGGTTTTTCCTAGCGGAAATTGCAGCCGtcacaaagcaaaggccagaGAAAATATCAATCTTCGCTAGTGGTTATCGGCCGCCAGCGATAATTGATTTTCGCTAGAGGTTGTATTATACCGGCCGCCAGCGATAACCGATTTTTGCTGGTGGCTATCTTATAACGGCCACCAGCGATAATCGAtttgagacaaaaaaaaaaccatatgcAGCTGGCCTCCAGCTGCCAGCAAAAACCCCATGCTGCTACCTGCATTCCCAAATCCACATCCCCAAATCTCAAGTCCATAACAATTCAAATCCACATCAGATCCAACCTCAAGATAATACTACATCAATTTCTCACTTCATTATTAATAAACAAACATCAATACAtgctgtcggtgatatgggcccgggggtatgcgaAGTATGGGGAAGTCTCCTTCCTGTCCAGCCACGCGGCCCTACAGCCTGGCTCTCCCCCCGCACCTCGGACGACGCAGAGGCAGCCaaggggcctcggggtgccacgtcagaCCCCTCGGGTTCTCGCGCTGcctcgccccgaggccctcgcccgaACCGCCACGTGGTGGGGGGAGTGAGTGGGGCGGAGACCCAGGCTGAACCGCCATCAATGTGCAGCGCCCCAACCATCCCAATGCGGCGAGGGCGGACGTGCAGCGCTGCCCGATTGACCCATGTCAATCGGACGTGACCGAATTGTGACCGGCCTGTCGTCGGTCACGTCCGATTGGACGGGCGGCGGTGCCCCCACGTCCCGCCCTGTGCTCGGACGTGGTGGGGGCAGGTATGCTTCGTCCCATCAGAGCATCATATGGAGCCCCCTCCACGTGAGATGAACCGCCGAAAGTCTCCATTCATTTAAAGAGGAATGACAAGGGTGTCCGTcgtgtcaggcggggggcggcgctGGGCCCCACTCGACGATGGACGACAGCTTAGCTTCCGGGCGAAGGCATGAACAGTGGTCCGATCCAGGCGGAGTGGCCCCCCCTCCCGTGAAGGAGTACGTAGAGgcagtgcatgtggtatccccttgaactataaatgGAGGACCTTACCCACCGAAAATAGGGATGACTCTTAGTTAGCCTAAACCCTAGGGGAAGAAGAGCGAGAGTGCTCCCTGGAGTTTAGGAACCTCTGTAACACTCAACCTTAAATCCCacgcacaggagtagggtattacgctctatagcggcccgaacctgtataatcccgGCTCTCGCGCGCGGTCTGGGAAGACTCTAGGCGgatcccccggccgaactcacaaaaggggatctctcgatctcccgctagagtggatcactcctcgacacatgcatatatgaaaCATCAGTACAAACAAAATGGAGCAATACATGTCGTCACCAACCTACCATCGCCGCCGAGGTGGCCGTCGCCGCCCTATCCCTCCGGCTAGatctgggagagggagagggaggggaggggaggaggagaaggtgctCTGGTCGcccgtcgtcgtggtcgccgttgTCGTCATCACCAGTCGCCATGGTCATCATCGTTGTCATGGCCCAGCCCGTCGTTGTCATTGTTGTCGTGGTGGTCGCCATGGTCATCGTTGCTAGAGGGGGCgcagggaaggaggaggggagagaggtgggagaggggaggaggaggaggccctcCGCCCCCTCCTGCCGCCGCACATCCGCCGCCCGCGGCCTGGCCTGTCGTCATggtcgccgtggtcgtcgtcgtcgtcgtggcccgGCGGTTGCGGATCCCGCGTCCCCACGGcccagcggcggcggatccggcctcctgcggcccagcggcggcgcctcccCGCCCGAGCCTTAGCACCGCCACCAACGCCCGAgagccaccgcccgccgcgccaGAGCGCCGCCACCCGCTAGGTCCGCCTGCCATCGCCGCGGTGAggtggaaggggaggggagagaggtgaggagggtggggaggggagagaggtgagAATGGTGCCTGCAGCCACCAGCCAGCCAGAGAGAGAAATGTGAAAAGATGACAACAGATCCGCGGCCCTATCAGAGATAAGAAAGCAAGCTTGGGAGGCAGGGCAAAGAGGAGAAGGGTGATAAACTCATAACTAGGAGTTTGGCTGCGCTCATTTTATGGACTTGTAGCTAGTGACCGTGCAAAAACTATAGTTCGACTTGACTTCACTTCTGCCTCGTTATAAAACCGACAATGTGATCGTTTTCTTAGCGCTAGATCTAGCGATGATCCGGCATTAGTGATCAGTTTTTGGATTGGTGCTGTTTTAGTGTAACAAGAAAATGGCCGTTGTAGTATATTTTCTTTAACAAATTAAGTAATGACCAAGGTGTTTGgcaaatatatatgtttggCAAAGTAATGACTAAAAGCAGTAAAATAGTTACGTGAGCTACATAAATCATAACTGGACGTTTAGAACACTAATTCATCCAGCCATGTGTTCACCAAAAATATGTACTACATGTGTTTTAACACGGAGTGACATGGAAATTCACGTATAAGTCATGCTTGATTGCAATTCGTGTATAAACCTTGTAATTCCTTGAATTTAAGAAATATATCTATCCAGGTTTGCTTAAAAATTCTATCATTTCCCACATTCCATTGAACACTAATTTGAGCCAAATTGCAATGACGTAACAATTTCTTTAGTTTTTTATGCATAAAATTAGTGTTCCAATTCTTTTATGTTGCTTAAAATGGAAAACGAAATATATACTAAAAAAGTTCCACAGCAACGCAGTTAAATGCATTGAATGTACACGTAATTCTGTGCTGTTTTACAAATCACCATCTGTCAATTTTCAACAAATCACCATTTCACACAGGAGGGTAAAATAATACTAGCCGTTAAATGAAGATATTAGTCCGCTGTAGATACATGAGACAGAATTGCTGCCGCCAGCCGCCAGCCGTGCCAGCCAGTGCAGCCACAATGCCAGCCAGTGAAGAACTGTTACTCCAAAATTTGAAGGTATATAGGCTCCTCTTTCATTCTCTAGCTCATTCCTCCCCGAATCAAAAAGCTTGAGAAGAAATCTCCGATCCACCTCCCCTATCCTAGCAACGGCACGGCCTCTGCCATCCTCCATGGAGCTCCATCTCCCCTAAGTAGCAACAGCGGCGCAGTCTACCACCTTCCATCCCTCCATCACCATCCCAGGTTCGTGCTCCTCTAACCACAATCCCTATTGTTGATTCCAAGATCCATTTGGTTCATGCAGATCTGACATCTTCCTCCCCCAATAAACCTCAGGTTTTTCTGCGATCCAAGATGGCACCTGAGTCCTCCCAGCCGGCCAAGAAACGCCGCACCTACAGGTGCAGGCGCTGCGGGTTCCCCAAGAAGGGCCATGTCTGTgccgcggctgctgctgctcctggtgATCTGCCGCTGCTTCCCTcgccagaggaggaggagaaggtcgacgGGATCAGCGCTCTCCCCGACGACGTCGTCCACACCATCATCTCCCTTCTCCCGACCATGGGTGGTGCCAAGACGCAGGTCCTCTCCTCCCGTTGGCTCCCGCTCTGGCGCTCCGCCCCTCTGAACCTCGACGACGCCGAGATTCCCGACCTCTGGGAGGACTTCCTCCTCAACGTCATCACGGAGATCATCACCGACCACCGGGGCCCGACCTGGCGCCTCTCCATCACCAAGCTCGCCCGCGTCAACGAGTTCCGCGGCGACCTCGTCGCCACCCTGGACGACCTGCTGCGATCCGGGACGCTGGACGGCCTCGAGGAGCTCCGGTTCCACTACCGTCCCAACATGACGGCGCCGGATCCGCTGCCGCCCACCGCGACGAGGTTCTCGTGCCTCCGCGTCGCGAGCTTCGGCTTCTGCAgcttccccggcgccggcgtgctCGGGGGCGTCGCGTTCCCGAACCTGCAGGAGCTGACGCTGCTAGCAATCACCAACTCGGAGGACACCCTCCACGCCATGATCTCGGCATGCCCCGTGCTGAGAAGCTTGCTGCTGCGCGACAACGATGCGTTCCGCCGTGTCCGCATAAGTTCCCCAACCCTGGTGAGCCTCGGCTTGTGCTCGCGCACCTCGGATATGGAAGAACTCATCATCGACAACACACCGAGCCTGGAAAGGCTGCTTATGTTCAGATCATCCGATAAGTTGCCTAGGGTTGTCAGTGTGTTTTCTGCACCCAAACTTGAGGTGCTTGGCTGCCTATCGGATGGCATCTCTGATGAACACTATGGGGTTGTAGTTTGGCCGGTTAGTACATGCAGCCATCGATCGATTATGCATCTTTTTATTTTGTATGTGGCCTAACTGAGACATTAATCACCTTTATTTTTGTACTTCATGCATGATTGTTTCAGCAACAACTCAGGGTCAATTCGATGGCAATGCTGCGCACAGTAAAGATCCTGGCATTTAGGATTGAGGAGAATAGCCTGGATGCAACCGTTCATATCCTCAGATGTTTCCCGTGCGTGCAGAAGCTTCATATCACGGTGAAGTGACTTCTGGTTTAGTTGTAAATGATTATGTTAATTGTTCCTGTTTGAACTTCATGcatgttatttatttttgaaCTTCATGCTATGTTTTTCAGCTGGCAGAAGGTCTTTTTGT
The window above is part of the Oryza sativa Japonica Group chromosome 7, ASM3414082v1 genome. Proteins encoded here:
- the LOC4342937 gene encoding F-box/LRR-repeat protein At3g03360-like, producing the protein MEEVTAPVAKKRRHDEPDCQERSEGGDADAGGIDLISVLPDEILGSIISLLPTKDAARTTVLSPRWRHLWCSAPLNLDADGGLSGQERKRISIVSRILEAHRGPARRLSLRSVGLRGIYARFDRWFCSAALNNLEHLDFAYASDGRYYGIGVNPDPRPPRPLPPSALRFAPTLRTAYIGGCDFPAVAPAAAPCFPRLTRLTLYGVAISEDALHRVLAGCAVLETLGLEASSGFGAVRINSPTLRSVGFAVSAETELVIEDAPCLERLMLLDPHSGPKNVRVVRAPQLKVLGYLSDKITKLDLGTVIIQETMVVSSTASLRTVKVLVLESAGPNLDTIWLP
- the LOC136357188 gene encoding putative FBD-associated F-box protein At5g56440, which codes for MAPESSQPAKKRRTYRCRRCGFPKKGHVCAAAAAAPGDLPLLPSPEEEEKVDGISALPDDVVHTIISLLPTMGGAKTQVLSSRWLPLWRSAPLNLDDAEIPDLWEDFLLNVITEIITDHRGPTWRLSITKLARVNEFRGDLVATLDDLLRSGTLDGLEELRFHYRPNMTAPDPLPPTATRFSCLRVASFGFCSFPGAGVLGGVAFPNLQELTLLAITNSEDTLHAMISACPVLRSLLLRDNDAFRRVRISSPTLVSLGLCSRTSDMEELIIDNTPSLERLLMFRSSDKLPRVVSVFSAPKLEVLGCLSDGISDEHYGVVVWPQQLRVNSMAMLRTVKILAFRIEENSLDATVHILRCFPCVQKLHITLAEGLFVPDIHNGLVDDAAAIECLDLHLKEIVVRNYRGQKSHAAFAKFFVLNASVLKVMTFRACVRLSKKWLSNQRRLLRLREKASPNARFEFSCDGYFMDYYYNHSQRSHQLSVGDPFDD